One Acinetobacter sp. WCHA55 DNA segment encodes these proteins:
- the cadR gene encoding Cd(II)/Pb(II)-responsive transcriptional regulator gives MHLKIGELSKKTSCSVLTIRFYEKEGLIPEPERTEGNYRLYDVGYVERIKFILNCRTLNMSLNEIRQLLTYKDKPEKNCSDVNELIDLHVSAIRENIIKQQKLIEQLSDLRGTCDGLCTIDQCGVLKNLA, from the coding sequence ATGCATTTAAAAATTGGTGAACTCTCTAAAAAAACCTCATGTTCAGTATTAACAATTAGGTTTTATGAAAAGGAAGGTTTAATTCCGGAACCGGAAAGAACGGAAGGAAATTACCGCCTTTACGATGTAGGCTATGTTGAGCGAATTAAATTTATTTTGAATTGCCGAACTTTAAATATGAGTTTGAATGAAATTCGTCAATTACTTACCTATAAAGACAAACCTGAGAAAAATTGTTCAGATGTGAATGAATTAATTGACTTACATGTCAGTGCTATCAGAGAAAATATAATCAAGCAACAAAAGCTTATTGAACAACTATCTGATTTAAGAGGTACTTGTGATGGTTTATGTACAATTGACCAATGTGGAGTTTTAAAAAATCTAGCTTGA